TCTATTTCTAAATCATTGGCTCGCTGTGACATTTTGGCATCGCCATAGGCTGCGGTGCTAATACCAAAGAAAGAAATTGCAGCTATCGCGATCGCCCAAGTTTTTGTCATAGATTTTCAGACTGTCTGCCAAAGGTTAAATTAATAAGTAAGCATACATAGATAATTATGCACGCATATTCTCGTATTCAGCCCCTAGATTCAACCGCCAAAATACCTTTTAGCCAAAGTAGCAACAGCTATAGTTTTGCCGCAATTCTCATTATGAAACCGATTTTGGTGTTTCCAGCGCCTTCGGCGCTGGAAACACCAAAATCGGTTTTTTGAAAGCCCGCCAACGGCGGGCTTTCAAAAAACCGATTTTTATAATGAAAATTACTGATAGTTTTGAGTAGCACTAAACACTACTAGAAGTTTTTGATTATCCTAGTAATATTTGGCGGTAATTTTGGCGCAAAATATTATAGGCAATGAGGGCGATAAAAATGCGTAGGTCAGGTTGGGTTGTTGGTTGGGTTTTGATCAGCCTGTCTATTGGCTCCGAAAGTTGGGCGATCGACAAGTCAACGGATCGTCAAGGCATTGATGCACGCACCTTACAACAACCACCCTACAACCTGACTGGCAAAGATATATTTGTTGGACAAGTTGAGCTAAGTCGTCCTAGTCGTTTTGCAGTAGATAAAATTTCCAATAAACTTTTACAACTTGATCGCATAATTGTTCAGCCCTACGAAGTCTTTTTTCGTGATGGTAAAGCAATCCCTAATCGCAATGTCGATGATCACTCAGCCCAAGTTGCCGCAGTAATCATTAGCCAACATAAAATTCGGCGTGGTGTTGCCCCAGACGCTAGATTGCTATCTTCGGCATATTCTCAACGCCGTCAAGATGGACAACCTGAAGCTTGCATTGCCGCTCAACATGTCGCTCGACAATACAACAGTACCGTTCGCGCCATAAATTTTAGCTTTGGTGAACTCCTCAGCGAAGATCCGCGCCCCAAAGCAACACTCGATGGTGGAGCTTTACTAACCCTATGCGTTGATTGGATTTCCTCTACCTATAACACTTTGCCAATTGTGGCTGGAAACCAAGGTAAAGGTGGTATACCAATTCCCACCGATCTTTACAACGGCTTTACTGTTGGGTTTACTCGTGAAGTCAATGGCATTTATCGCCAGCTAGATCGCGGCAATCTGATTGATGAGCCATATCTCGATCGCAACAGCAATGGCAAGTACGATCAAGGTGAAGTCTTTAGTGACCTGAATAAAGATCAGAAATGGACGGCAGGAGTTGAAAGCCCCATTGATGGCAGAAGATCGATGGCGATACTAGCCCCCGGCAATAACCTCCA
This genomic stretch from Pseudanabaena galeata CCNP1313 harbors:
- a CDS encoding S8 family serine peptidase, whose amino-acid sequence is MRAIKMRRSGWVVGWVLISLSIGSESWAIDKSTDRQGIDARTLQQPPYNLTGKDIFVGQVELSRPSRFAVDKISNKLLQLDRIIVQPYEVFFRDGKAIPNRNVDDHSAQVAAVIISQHKIRRGVAPDARLLSSAYSQRRQDGQPEACIAAQHVARQYNSTVRAINFSFGELLSEDPRPKATLDGGALLTLCVDWISSTYNTLPIVAGNQGKGGIPIPTDLYNGFTVGFTREVNGIYRQLDRGNLIDEPYLDRNSNGKYDQGEVFSDLNKDQKWTAGVESPIDGRRSMAILAPGNNLQLPTLQGKFKNANGSSFATPHVVGAIALLHEYANRQIASGKWSIDARRHELIKAVLINSVDKIQDRGDGKILGMSKTILDAFGKTWLDTEAYPNRAIPLSRSLGAGQLNAYRAFQQYQAGQQSPINGSGNISAIGWDTNIVEADKYQEYVFSDPLVADSFISATLTWDRQVKLNDKNGNGLFDIGEGFTDQGFNKIELYLMRSSDTDISQSIWSSVSQIDNLQHIFIKIPTTGKYKLRVVFKSPQTNNLNQRYGLAWWAKST